The following coding sequences are from one Mesorhizobium onobrychidis window:
- a CDS encoding glycosyltransferase family 4 protein: MRVLMVHNFYQIRAGEDSVVREELACLKQNGVDVELFSATNDDIVRVARKISTALGVVYNSHSRRALSRKLAEFSPDVVHIHNFFPLLSPSILDACREAGVPSVMTLHNFRILCPSALLYPDERLRERSLRHACWWTVPKKVYRNSLAGTLALAAMVEFHKRAGTWSRKVDRFIALTDWARRKLVEGGLPAERIVVKPNAVARPPIFGDLRRNGGLFVGRLDEHHKGVATLLEAWKEIDYPLRIIGDGPLAPLVEQSACERVEYLGRQSRETVLKEMQAAAFLLFPSKGYELFPMTVIEAFASRLPVICSDLPWIKGVVEPDVTGLVVPVGNAGALADQVRWALSNRSALEEVAGRAYAAYQEQYTPEANFNRLMAIYEPLVRRPIRAFAAVS, from the coding sequence ATGCGCGTCTTAATGGTTCATAATTTCTACCAGATAAGGGCCGGAGAGGACAGCGTGGTTCGGGAGGAGCTCGCGTGCCTCAAGCAGAATGGGGTCGACGTCGAGCTGTTTTCCGCCACGAATGACGATATCGTGCGGGTCGCGCGGAAGATTTCTACCGCCCTGGGGGTTGTCTACAACTCTCATTCACGGCGGGCACTGTCCCGAAAATTGGCGGAATTTTCACCGGATGTCGTCCATATCCACAATTTCTTTCCTCTCCTGAGCCCCTCCATCCTGGATGCGTGCCGCGAGGCCGGCGTGCCATCAGTAATGACCTTGCACAATTTCAGGATCCTCTGTCCCAGCGCCTTGCTTTATCCCGATGAGAGGCTTCGGGAGCGAAGTCTCCGCCACGCCTGCTGGTGGACTGTTCCGAAGAAGGTCTACAGGAATTCCCTGGCGGGCACGCTCGCCCTTGCCGCAATGGTCGAGTTTCACAAGAGAGCCGGCACCTGGTCCCGCAAGGTCGACCGCTTCATTGCCCTTACCGACTGGGCCAGGCGCAAGCTTGTGGAAGGCGGCCTGCCGGCCGAACGCATTGTCGTCAAGCCGAACGCAGTTGCCAGGCCGCCGATCTTCGGTGACCTTCGTCGCAATGGAGGGCTGTTCGTCGGACGACTGGATGAGCACCACAAGGGAGTGGCCACGCTGCTCGAGGCGTGGAAGGAGATCGACTATCCGCTGCGGATCATCGGCGACGGGCCGTTGGCTCCGCTTGTCGAGCAATCTGCGTGCGAGCGCGTGGAATATCTCGGGCGTCAGTCGCGCGAGACGGTGCTGAAGGAGATGCAGGCTGCAGCATTCCTGCTCTTTCCGTCGAAAGGGTATGAATTGTTTCCCATGACAGTCATCGAGGCCTTCGCAAGCCGGCTGCCGGTCATCTGCTCGGATCTGCCGTGGATCAAAGGGGTCGTGGAGCCAGACGTCACCGGCCTTGTCGTTCCTGTCGGCAATGCCGGCGCGTTGGCCGATCAGGTGCGCTGGGCGCTTTCAAACCGATCTGCCTTGGAGGAAGTGGCAGGCCGGGCCTATGCCGCCTATCAGGAGCAGTACACGCCCGAAGCAAACTTCAATCGGCTAATGGCCATCTATGAACCCCTGGTCAGGCGCCCGATCCGGGCCTTCGCGGCGGTGTCGTGA
- a CDS encoding glycosyltransferase: MKRRTLVASEFNAKDRAHFALAYEFCRIVAECEDADLIAPGIDNYLTRHFHAILPKHDSHNVQRDFNRLTSAIRKGLGLRNAPTMEHVRLTQDYDLFFFVAWSPQSLVELSRIHDWRGRCKVAVAYLFELWSSTLEEDRQYLKLLDQFDHVFLLHSACIPRLPQYTRTPCSFLATAVDGLIATPYLSPVKRVIDVYSIGNRAAKVHGQLLKLAEERDFFYLYDTLASTDSRVRDWHEHRLLLANIIRRTRYFMAFSPAALANSKSVTVAGEQVLPARLFEGAAGGAVMLGTAPQCAEFGEHFDWQDAVIEVSPGSSSVADVIGELDANPRRTELLRRTNAVRCLEMHDWVYRWEHILVTIGMEPFPRLHIRKSLLRQIAADAMALA, translated from the coding sequence TTGAAGAGACGTACACTGGTTGCCTCTGAATTCAATGCGAAGGACCGGGCTCACTTTGCGTTGGCGTATGAGTTTTGCCGCATCGTTGCCGAATGCGAGGATGCCGATCTGATCGCCCCCGGCATCGACAACTACCTGACGAGACACTTTCACGCCATCTTGCCAAAGCACGACTCTCACAACGTCCAGCGTGACTTCAACAGACTGACGAGCGCGATTCGCAAAGGGCTAGGCTTGAGGAACGCACCAACCATGGAGCATGTTCGGCTCACCCAAGACTATGACCTTTTCTTCTTCGTCGCTTGGAGTCCGCAAAGTCTTGTCGAATTGTCTCGGATCCACGACTGGCGCGGCCGCTGCAAGGTTGCTGTCGCGTATCTGTTCGAACTCTGGTCGAGCACGCTCGAAGAGGACCGCCAATATCTGAAGCTCCTGGACCAGTTCGACCACGTGTTCCTGTTGCACAGCGCGTGCATACCGCGCCTGCCTCAATACACCCGCACGCCCTGTTCCTTTCTTGCCACGGCGGTCGACGGCCTCATTGCAACGCCGTATCTGTCGCCGGTCAAACGCGTGATCGACGTATACTCGATCGGCAACCGAGCCGCGAAGGTACACGGACAGCTTCTGAAGCTGGCCGAAGAGCGGGACTTCTTCTATCTCTACGACACGCTCGCAAGCACGGATTCCCGGGTCAGGGACTGGCATGAGCATCGGTTGCTGCTCGCCAATATTATCAGGCGCACGCGCTATTTCATGGCTTTCAGTCCAGCGGCACTTGCAAACTCCAAGTCCGTCACGGTTGCCGGCGAGCAGGTGCTGCCTGCCCGTCTCTTCGAAGGGGCCGCGGGCGGCGCCGTCATGCTTGGGACCGCGCCGCAATGCGCCGAATTCGGCGAGCACTTTGACTGGCAAGACGCGGTGATCGAGGTATCACCAGGCTCGAGCAGTGTCGCAGACGTAATTGGCGAACTCGACGCAAACCCCCGCCGCACAGAATTGTTGCGCAGAACAAACGCGGTCCGTTGCCTAGAGATGCACGATTGGGTTTACCGTTGGGAGCACATCCTTGTCACGATCGGAATGGAGCCGTTCCCGCGACTCCATATTCGCAAGTCCCTGCTGCGACAGATCGCCGCCGATGCGATGGCGCTCGCCTAG
- a CDS encoding HlyD family type I secretion periplasmic adaptor subunit, with the protein MGFGIVVLTFGILGGWASLASLDSAVVASGTVVVETDRKAVQHLAGGIVRDILVSPNAHVTEGQVLVRLDLTEAQAQGEIARSAVFSLLAEQARLQAELDGAEMVTFPRELTLGSAPLAQRAMEDQLRLFNKRRLARTNEVPILQERIAQSERKIEAVQSQSEAVRLQIESITEEHDMLAPLAHKGIILGTRLTALKRQQADLQGQLGAFLAGIAGERHTIGEARLQIEQVGREAIEEVSAQFAETSAKLADAGEKLHVADDVLNRTEIRAPRSGRVVGFKVHTIGAVVRPGETLMEIVPDDDTLIVSAKMSPVDINNVAEGLPAEIRLPSFKARSTPVAIGEVQTVAADALHDEVTREPYYELKVSVQVSQFPEQVREKLRPGMPAEVIVATGERTVLSYLTQPLTDAFRLGMREN; encoded by the coding sequence ATGGGCTTTGGCATCGTCGTGCTGACCTTCGGCATCCTCGGCGGGTGGGCCTCTCTGGCCAGCCTCGACAGCGCGGTGGTCGCTTCGGGTACAGTTGTGGTCGAAACCGACCGCAAGGCGGTTCAGCACCTTGCGGGCGGTATCGTGCGTGACATTCTCGTCTCGCCCAACGCACATGTGACCGAGGGTCAGGTGCTCGTGCGCCTTGATCTCACCGAGGCGCAGGCGCAGGGCGAAATCGCGAGGTCCGCCGTCTTCTCGCTGCTTGCCGAGCAGGCACGGCTGCAGGCGGAACTGGACGGAGCCGAAATGGTCACTTTCCCGCGCGAACTCACGCTAGGGAGCGCCCCCCTGGCCCAGCGCGCGATGGAAGACCAGTTGCGACTGTTCAACAAGCGCCGCTTGGCCCGTACGAACGAAGTTCCCATTTTGCAGGAGCGCATCGCCCAGTCCGAACGGAAGATCGAGGCCGTGCAATCCCAAAGCGAGGCTGTCCGTTTGCAGATCGAGAGTATCACAGAAGAGCACGACATGCTGGCGCCCTTAGCCCATAAAGGCATCATTCTGGGCACGCGCCTGACCGCGCTCAAACGGCAGCAGGCCGATCTCCAAGGTCAGCTTGGTGCCTTCCTTGCCGGAATAGCGGGCGAGCGCCACACTATCGGCGAGGCGCGACTCCAGATCGAGCAAGTCGGGCGCGAGGCCATCGAAGAGGTCTCGGCACAGTTTGCCGAGACCAGTGCCAAGCTCGCCGACGCCGGCGAAAAGCTGCACGTTGCAGATGACGTGCTCAACCGCACCGAAATACGCGCACCGCGGTCCGGGCGCGTTGTCGGCTTTAAGGTACACACGATAGGAGCCGTGGTTCGCCCCGGCGAAACCTTGATGGAGATCGTCCCTGATGACGACACTCTGATCGTCTCGGCGAAGATGTCGCCGGTCGACATCAACAATGTTGCCGAGGGCCTTCCTGCCGAGATCCGACTGCCTTCGTTCAAGGCTCGCTCGACGCCGGTCGCGATCGGCGAGGTGCAGACCGTTGCCGCGGACGCGCTCCATGACGAAGTGACGCGTGAGCCCTACTACGAGTTGAAAGTTTCCGTGCAGGTCTCTCAGTTCCCCGAACAGGTCCGCGAGAAACTTAGGCCCGGCATGCCGGCGGAGGTGATCGTTGCTACCGGCGAGCGGACCGTGCTGTCCTACTTGACGCAACCTCTGACGGACGCGTTCCGTCTCGGCATGCGCGAAAACTGA
- a CDS encoding undecaprenyl-phosphate glucose phosphotransferase, whose protein sequence is MALLHEDPRAGATSNAPRWNLKGNVLLQSFPLLEAMSVVLLSIVSGMVYDLVSFGHFGEYGRNFGLGVVVAALFSTSAYARGLYLSSEPRSLASQIKEVVLIWTGVFLCLSVVALALKVGDMFSRQAVMLFFVTGVGGIIFVRLGAGRLFASLTRSDMLAKPQVVIVTQSDVRVPSGVVQAIEASGCDVCQTITLPAASSEGSLLECMDKLIEHVRRRSVDEIVLAVSWADISLIEKITAHLCVVPVPVRLLPDHVVSALLKRPVVNLGGTRAIELQRAPLTAPQLLTKRLFDLVLTTAALPFLLPPLAVVAGLIALESRGPVLFCQRRAGFNGRTFKIYKFRTMTILEDGPVVPQACRGDPRVTRVGRILRRFSIDEIPQLWNVLKGDMSLIGPRPHALAHDSEYSQIISLYPARHKVKPGITGWAQINGCRGATPHVYMMIKRVEHDMWYVNNWSVWLDVTILLLTIPRIWTGRNAF, encoded by the coding sequence ATGGCACTTCTTCATGAAGACCCCCGTGCGGGCGCCACGTCAAACGCGCCGCGGTGGAACCTCAAGGGCAATGTTCTTCTGCAGTCGTTTCCGCTTCTCGAGGCAATGTCCGTCGTGCTGCTCAGCATCGTCTCGGGAATGGTATATGATCTTGTGAGTTTCGGACATTTCGGCGAGTACGGCCGGAACTTCGGGCTCGGTGTTGTTGTAGCCGCCCTTTTTTCGACTTCCGCATATGCGCGCGGGCTATATCTGAGTTCCGAGCCGCGGTCGCTGGCCTCTCAGATCAAGGAGGTCGTGCTGATCTGGACGGGGGTCTTTCTTTGCCTGTCGGTTGTGGCGCTTGCACTCAAGGTGGGAGACATGTTTTCGCGCCAAGCCGTCATGCTGTTCTTCGTGACGGGAGTTGGCGGCATCATCTTCGTGCGCTTGGGCGCCGGACGACTGTTTGCCTCCTTGACCAGGTCGGACATGCTTGCCAAACCGCAAGTAGTGATCGTAACGCAATCGGACGTGCGCGTGCCAAGTGGCGTAGTCCAGGCAATCGAGGCTTCCGGATGCGACGTCTGCCAAACGATTACATTGCCGGCGGCATCCAGCGAGGGCTCGCTCCTTGAGTGTATGGATAAGCTCATTGAACATGTGCGTCGGCGTTCTGTCGACGAGATAGTCCTTGCTGTCAGTTGGGCTGACATATCCCTGATTGAGAAAATCACGGCTCACCTTTGCGTGGTTCCGGTACCCGTAAGGCTCCTTCCGGACCACGTCGTTAGCGCGCTCTTGAAGCGACCTGTCGTCAACCTGGGGGGGACGAGGGCGATAGAACTGCAACGCGCGCCCCTAACGGCGCCTCAGCTGCTCACGAAGCGGCTCTTCGACCTTGTGCTAACCACTGCCGCCCTTCCATTTCTTCTGCCCCCTCTGGCCGTTGTAGCGGGGCTGATTGCGCTCGAATCCAGGGGGCCGGTGCTCTTCTGTCAGCGTCGGGCCGGGTTCAATGGCCGCACGTTCAAGATCTATAAGTTCCGAACGATGACGATCCTGGAGGACGGGCCTGTTGTCCCTCAAGCCTGCAGGGGCGATCCCCGCGTCACCCGCGTTGGGCGCATATTGAGAAGGTTCAGTATCGACGAGATTCCGCAGCTGTGGAACGTGCTGAAGGGCGACATGTCGTTGATAGGCCCACGGCCGCACGCGCTGGCGCATGACAGCGAATACAGCCAGATCATCTCTCTCTATCCGGCTCGGCACAAGGTGAAGCCGGGGATCACCGGCTGGGCACAAATAAATGGCTGCCGCGGCGCGACGCCGCATGTCTACATGATGATCAAGCGTGTCGAACACGATATGTGGTACGTCAACAACTGGTCGGTCTGGCTTGACGTAACGATCCTGCTTCTGACCATCCCCCGCATCTGGACGGGGCGAAACGCCTTCTAG
- a CDS encoding nucleotidyltransferase family protein has translation MKPTRDALEALIAGLSGRLVVTADWQAVIALANHTLLTPVLFATLAHTGQLDRLPEDVGQYLQFIYRCNRERNLRLRRQLNEAVAALNQGGVVPVLLKGAVPLFLSSTGRVPDRIMSDLDLAVETAKEGAARACLAKLGYAEVTVAGGMARPQDVGLLELRPYREIDRESPRLARRHGLRAKIPAPQSRALHWIMHDLIKEADYWRGRTDFRHLYDLARLAEQHKLDWAVLRTSLPDQSARNAFDTQLLALSHFFGVRAPAQYVRRPLVRFQHWRRVFPLYHPVLGVPLRLVGNSLWGMWRLLHGDGLGRRSPLDFGRRATSILLDGDLGSKV, from the coding sequence ATGAAGCCCACCAGGGATGCGCTCGAGGCCCTGATCGCGGGACTTAGCGGCCGCCTGGTGGTAACGGCCGACTGGCAGGCGGTAATTGCACTCGCCAACCACACTCTGCTTACGCCCGTCTTGTTCGCCACTCTTGCGCACACGGGCCAGCTTGACCGGCTCCCCGAAGACGTGGGCCAGTATCTTCAGTTCATTTACCGCTGCAACCGGGAACGCAATTTGCGCTTGCGCAGGCAGCTGAATGAAGCCGTTGCTGCCCTCAATCAGGGGGGCGTCGTTCCGGTCCTGCTCAAAGGGGCCGTTCCCTTGTTCCTTTCGTCGACCGGCAGGGTTCCCGACAGGATCATGAGCGATCTCGACTTGGCTGTGGAAACGGCCAAAGAAGGGGCTGCCCGGGCTTGCCTTGCCAAGCTTGGCTATGCCGAAGTGACGGTCGCAGGTGGCATGGCGCGCCCGCAAGACGTCGGTCTCCTGGAACTCCGGCCGTACCGGGAGATTGACCGCGAGTCCCCGAGGCTTGCCCGCCGTCACGGCCTTAGGGCGAAAATCCCCGCCCCACAGTCGCGGGCCCTCCACTGGATCATGCATGATCTCATCAAGGAGGCGGACTACTGGCGCGGAAGGACCGACTTTCGCCACCTTTATGATCTGGCACGGCTGGCGGAACAGCATAAGCTGGATTGGGCGGTGCTCCGAACATCCTTGCCCGACCAGAGCGCGCGGAACGCGTTCGATACTCAACTCCTGGCATTGAGTCACTTCTTTGGCGTCAGAGCACCTGCGCAATATGTGCGGCGCCCATTGGTTCGCTTTCAACACTGGCGGCGTGTCTTCCCCTTGTACCATCCCGTCCTCGGCGTTCCATTGCGCCTGGTCGGCAATTCGCTGTGGGGTATGTGGCGACTCCTACATGGCGATGGCTTGGGCCGACGGAGTCCGCTCGACTTTGGACGCCGCGCCACTAGCATCCTCCTTGACGGCGATCTCGGGTCAAAAGTGTAG
- a CDS encoding GMC family oxidoreductase — protein sequence MSVEADVFDYVIVGAGAGGCVSANRLAADGTNTVCLLEAGPADSSILLHIPAGLYKTSSNPKYAWQFETEPSPGTANRSIPMSQGKTLGGSTAINGMNYNRGAAADFDEWALQGNRGWGYADVLPYFKRTERRLGACDPFYRGKDGLLPVTDCDWRHPLCDAFIEAALNAGIPRNPDYNAASQAGVGYYQRYIDNGWRVSAARAFLRPIARKKNLDIRTNAQATAVLFEGKRAIGVRYARGGPGHPTSCVKARREVILSAGAANSPKLLQLSGVGAASMLSGLGIPVVHELPGVGANVQDHYIVHLIARVEGIETVSGHGVALLREAAKWMLGRPNFLAVSPSLVYGFANSRDLHSTPDIQLDLALGNYTDHGARRFPVIKLGYYQLRPKSIGHVRAVSADPFQAPLIQPNYLADDQDRQVVVDGMKTVQQLFRAPELRRYNCTEELPGPKITDDADRLQFAREIGLTAYHLCGSCRMGPSDSVESVVDHQLRVHGLKGLRVVDASIMPSVPSANTSAAVFMIAEKAADMILGRQPLPTLEHHAPGQPAAAE from the coding sequence ATGTCGGTTGAAGCGGACGTCTTTGACTATGTGATCGTCGGAGCCGGGGCGGGAGGCTGCGTTTCGGCCAATCGTCTGGCGGCTGACGGGACCAATACGGTCTGCCTGCTCGAGGCGGGGCCGGCCGACAGCAGCATCCTTCTGCACATTCCGGCGGGACTCTACAAGACATCCTCGAATCCGAAATATGCCTGGCAGTTCGAAACGGAGCCTAGTCCGGGGACGGCCAACCGTTCTATTCCGATGTCGCAGGGCAAGACACTAGGCGGTTCGACCGCAATTAACGGCATGAACTACAACCGCGGCGCGGCTGCGGACTTCGACGAGTGGGCCCTCCAAGGCAATCGAGGCTGGGGCTACGCCGACGTGCTGCCCTATTTCAAGAGAACCGAGCGGAGGCTTGGGGCATGCGATCCCTTCTACCGCGGGAAGGACGGACTGCTTCCGGTTACAGACTGCGATTGGCGACATCCACTATGTGATGCATTCATCGAGGCCGCGCTCAATGCCGGTATCCCGCGTAATCCCGACTACAATGCAGCAAGCCAGGCCGGCGTGGGCTACTATCAGCGCTATATCGACAACGGATGGCGCGTGAGCGCAGCGCGGGCTTTCCTACGGCCGATCGCCAGAAAGAAGAACTTGGACATCCGCACGAACGCGCAGGCCACTGCCGTCCTGTTCGAGGGAAAGCGTGCCATCGGCGTTCGATATGCACGAGGAGGGCCGGGTCATCCCACGAGCTGTGTGAAGGCCCGTCGGGAGGTAATCCTCTCCGCTGGCGCGGCGAACTCACCAAAGCTGCTGCAGCTGTCAGGCGTCGGTGCTGCGAGTATGCTCTCCGGCCTTGGAATTCCGGTCGTGCACGAATTGCCCGGTGTCGGTGCAAATGTTCAGGACCATTACATCGTCCACCTGATCGCCCGGGTGGAGGGCATCGAAACGGTCAGCGGACACGGCGTCGCCCTCCTGCGCGAGGCAGCGAAATGGATGCTGGGCCGCCCGAACTTTCTCGCCGTCAGCCCGTCGCTCGTCTACGGGTTCGCCAACTCGCGGGATCTTCACTCCACCCCGGATATCCAGCTTGACCTTGCCCTGGGCAATTATACCGATCACGGCGCGCGGCGGTTTCCGGTCATCAAGCTTGGCTACTATCAGTTGCGGCCGAAGAGCATCGGACATGTTCGGGCGGTCTCGGCAGATCCGTTTCAAGCTCCGCTCATCCAGCCCAACTATCTCGCCGATGATCAGGACCGACAGGTCGTCGTCGACGGCATGAAGACTGTGCAGCAGCTGTTTCGGGCCCCCGAGCTCAGGCGCTACAACTGCACGGAAGAGCTTCCCGGCCCGAAAATAACGGACGACGCCGACCGGCTGCAGTTTGCCCGCGAAATCGGGCTGACCGCCTATCATTTGTGCGGATCGTGCCGGATGGGCCCATCCGACAGTGTTGAATCTGTCGTGGACCACCAGTTGCGGGTCCACGGCCTCAAGGGCCTGCGGGTCGTTGATGCTTCCATCATGCCCTCCGTTCCCTCCGCCAACACTTCGGCCGCTGTCTTTATGATCGCGGAAAAGGCAGCAGACATGATCCTGGGTCGGCAACCCCTCCCGACACTGGAGCACCATGCGCCGGGCCAACCTGCGGCGGCCGAATAG
- a CDS encoding recombinase family protein — translation MIIGYCRINTFEPAARLEAQKLYLARLGAENFFCEKTSIFGSTPELERAIACARKGDVISVTKPYRVARTTREVLALIERLGTKDVGLRIVDTPIDTSTTTGRMILASAPLWTLGMSPSRSMLSDLLLFWRRRR, via the coding sequence ATGATCATCGGCTACTGTCGTATCAACACCTTCGAACCCGCTGCCAGGCTGGAGGCGCAAAAGCTTTATCTTGCCCGCTTAGGAGCCGAGAACTTCTTCTGCGAGAAGACTAGCATATTCGGTTCGACGCCGGAGCTGGAGAGGGCGATCGCATGTGCCAGGAAAGGAGACGTGATTTCGGTCACGAAGCCGTACCGTGTTGCGCGCACAACCCGCGAAGTGCTGGCGCTCATCGAAAGGCTTGGCACCAAGGATGTCGGTCTTCGCATCGTCGACACACCTATCGATACGAGCACGACGACGGGGCGCATGATTCTTGCATCAGCGCCTCTCTGGACGCTTGGGATGTCCCCGTCGCGGTCAATGCTGTCAGACCTGCTTCTCTTTTGGCGTCGTCGTCGGTAG
- a CDS encoding glycosyltransferase family 4 protein has protein sequence MSIFIVALAQALLELGHQVQIVVGTFESPAKFQRLLSPRLELPIIGLSRTPLTGPASVAAWLRAIGIINRFRPDLVIHSETVPLPLRGTIVQIVHDLERRKGALAAAWRAIRRASMRRCHYVVASTTELQEELVRDLGLPRDQILKIPKCIDRQSYACRGLAERERAILHAGTSPYKVPEATIRAFGALNDPSVRLYVTGNITRPVREAVDALPEPIRRHVVLLGMAEGARVRELHSRVRVAAFPTRYTVPVASATVMEAIASGTPIVGTSRLSRDLLADGVNGAVVEPQPEAMAATLKAVLDDDDLWSRLSAGARERVRQFDAHIVAKQYLELANPSGLRSNIGISVKGEEDKGTDEPRLADRQRLVGPLASHSLKASYGWARR, from the coding sequence GTGAGCATCTTCATTGTGGCACTTGCCCAGGCGTTGCTCGAACTGGGGCACCAGGTGCAGATCGTGGTCGGCACCTTCGAAAGCCCCGCAAAATTTCAGCGACTTCTTTCGCCTCGCCTCGAGTTGCCGATAATCGGATTGAGCCGCACGCCTTTGACCGGACCAGCCTCAGTCGCGGCATGGCTGCGGGCGATCGGTATCATCAATCGGTTCCGGCCGGACCTTGTCATCCACAGCGAGACGGTGCCGCTACCGCTGCGTGGCACGATCGTCCAGATCGTTCACGATCTCGAGAGGCGGAAAGGGGCGCTTGCGGCAGCATGGCGAGCAATTCGACGCGCGAGCATGCGGCGCTGCCACTACGTCGTCGCCTCCACGACCGAGCTTCAGGAGGAACTGGTGCGAGATCTTGGGCTGCCAAGGGACCAAATCCTGAAAATTCCCAAATGCATCGATCGCCAGTCATATGCGTGCCGTGGGCTGGCAGAGCGCGAGCGGGCAATCCTCCATGCCGGCACCTCGCCCTACAAGGTGCCGGAGGCGACGATCCGGGCATTCGGCGCCCTCAACGACCCTTCCGTACGGCTCTACGTGACGGGTAACATCACAAGACCGGTGCGGGAGGCGGTCGATGCTCTTCCTGAACCGATAAGGCGGCACGTAGTCCTTCTCGGCATGGCAGAGGGAGCACGCGTTCGCGAGCTACACAGCCGCGTTCGCGTCGCCGCTTTCCCCACGCGCTATACGGTTCCTGTCGCCTCAGCAACGGTGATGGAGGCGATCGCCAGCGGCACACCCATCGTCGGGACTTCAAGGCTCAGCCGGGATCTCCTCGCGGATGGCGTGAATGGGGCAGTGGTCGAACCACAGCCCGAGGCGATGGCCGCAACGCTAAAGGCGGTGCTGGACGATGATGACCTTTGGTCGCGTTTGTCGGCGGGTGCCCGCGAGAGGGTTAGACAGTTCGATGCTCACATTGTTGCAAAGCAATATCTGGAGCTCGCGAACCCCTCCGGATTGCGGTCCAACATCGGAATCTCGGTGAAGGGGGAGGAAGACAAAGGGACTGACGAACCGCGGCTCGCAGATCGTCAGCGGCTTGTCGGGCCCCTTGCATCCCATTCCCTGAAGGCTTCTTACGGTTGGGCAAGGCGATGA
- a CDS encoding PqqD family peptide modification chaperone: MTASVSPQQTRTTDRTAGPPLVEYATARLVPQGRLACIKGQNILLSSTQGVVFALNDTAADIWRSLEEGVPVEAILGEMAARGVDRQEADGYVEAALQDWERLGLIQPAPPPCPTAAHQYICQVVAVPGVCVRILYPAAVAFPAATVFQHLEVRNRAVDVLFHLVERRERIHLFRDGHWTDSCGRDEMPIMVKGQLLAEVLGHSEYELALHAAALFKNGRTLLLCGNPGSGKTTLTLALVHAGFGFAADDVTLLDSAGQGIGLAFAPAVKSGSWSILGQYFPELGRSPVYRRPDRRRVRFLVPKDHVPPVPRPVGWVVLLCRTQDAKPSLRVIDPTDILGGLLNGAFARNKELSSTAFDVLCQVIRSAQGFCLTYAKLDDALELLKAACR; encoded by the coding sequence ATGACGGCTTCTGTGAGTCCGCAACAAACCCGAACCACTGACCGGACTGCGGGGCCTCCCCTTGTCGAGTATGCTACGGCGAGGTTAGTTCCCCAAGGGCGGCTTGCATGCATCAAAGGGCAAAATATCCTGCTCAGTTCAACGCAGGGGGTAGTTTTTGCGCTCAATGACACTGCGGCTGATATCTGGCGCTCGCTTGAAGAAGGCGTGCCGGTCGAGGCTATCTTGGGCGAGATGGCAGCCCGTGGCGTTGATAGGCAAGAGGCCGATGGCTATGTCGAGGCTGCCCTTCAAGACTGGGAACGGCTCGGCCTAATCCAGCCTGCTCCACCGCCGTGCCCAACCGCAGCTCATCAATATATCTGCCAGGTCGTTGCTGTTCCAGGCGTGTGTGTGCGCATACTGTATCCGGCGGCCGTCGCCTTTCCGGCCGCGACCGTATTTCAGCATCTCGAAGTCCGAAACAGGGCCGTCGACGTTCTATTCCATCTGGTTGAGCGTAGGGAGCGGATCCACCTGTTCCGGGATGGCCACTGGACTGATTCCTGTGGTCGAGACGAGATGCCCATTATGGTCAAAGGGCAACTGCTGGCCGAAGTGCTTGGGCACAGTGAATATGAACTCGCCCTCCATGCGGCGGCGCTTTTCAAGAACGGCCGCACGCTCCTCCTTTGTGGTAACCCTGGCTCGGGCAAGACGACGCTGACCTTGGCGCTGGTCCACGCGGGGTTTGGCTTCGCGGCAGACGATGTGACACTTCTCGACTCGGCCGGACAGGGTATCGGCCTTGCTTTTGCGCCTGCAGTCAAATCGGGATCATGGTCCATTCTCGGACAGTATTTCCCCGAACTCGGCAGGTCTCCGGTTTACCGGCGCCCCGATCGCAGGCGCGTGCGCTTTCTTGTGCCTAAGGATCATGTCCCTCCCGTTCCCCGGCCCGTGGGCTGGGTGGTCTTGCTCTGTCGGACGCAGGATGCCAAACCTTCCCTGCGGGTGATTGACCCGACCGACATCCTGGGTGGCTTGCTGAACGGTGCCTTTGCGCGGAATAAAGAGCTAAGCAGCACCGCGTTCGACGTTCTTTGCCAAGTCATCCGATCGGCACAGGGCTTTTGCCTGACCTATGCCAAATTGGATGACGCGTTGGAACTGCTGAAGGCGGCGTGCCGATGA